The nucleotide window CGTTTCCAAAATTGTTATTTTAACGTATCTAAATGCCCCTGATTTGGTAAAATCAACACTTCGAGCAGAAGGATCATTTTGAATATTACCAAATTCAAACATGGTAGGTTCACTCCAATTTTTGCCATCCATACTGGTTGAAATTTTTCCTTTCGAAATAAACCCAACATTTGCCTCTAAGGACGGGTAATAAATAAATGATTTTGCATTGATGGGTTCTAAAAGATTAAATGACATTGAAAGTGGTTTCTTTTCTTCTTTGTGGAAATAAAATACGGTTTCAAGGCTATCATCAAATGCTAACAGCATATGTTCCTTTCTAAAATCATTCCTTGAATCAAATTGAAACAAACCAATTTTGGGAATACCAATAACCTTACTACTAACTTGTCCTATTTTACCGCCGACCACCGATACAGCTTTTATTTCTCCAGACCTAAAAGAAAATACACCTTCGAATAATTGAGAGTCTCTAGTTGGCATGGAGCCATCAGTAGTATATCTTATTTCATAATCACCGCTAAGATTCCCCAAACTATTTTCTCCATGTGGTTTCCACTTAAAGTTTCCTCTATCTACATCGAGTACCACGAACCCGTCGTTTGTTCTATCAATGGTAACGACAGGAGGTCTCGGAGCATAATAGTGAGCTTCAATGGTAGCAATGGCCGGTAAATAGCGATATTGATCAACTTGAAATTTTAATTTGTCAGTTTTTATTTCCGGAAAACGGAGTATCCGTTTATAGCCTATATTCGTGCTTTTTGCAATCTCTTTCCACTCTCCCCCAATCCATGCGAGTACCTTAAATTTTTCAACCCGTTCACCGTGGTTTTTAATATCTTCCTGCAAAACAATACGATTGAACTTTACAGGTTTATCAGATTTAATTTCAATACTATTGTTAATAGAGTCTAACAATACAAAGGTTTCCAAATCATTGTCATAGAGTTCTTTGGGGCCTTGCCAATCTTCAATTAGGTTTTTTGAGTAAGTCGATTTTATCCTTTCCCCTACTTCCTTTAAAACAGCTACATCCATAGCAGAAAAACGGCCTTCCCTATTTGGTGGAATATTTAACAGAAAGGTTGAATTACCTCCCACGGAGCGTTCATACATATCGAATACGTCGTCTGCATTTCTCACTTGCTGTGTTTCATCATCCCGATAAAACCAACCTTCCCGTATTGACGTATTGGTCTCAGCAGGTTGGTAGTGTAAATAATTTGCCGTGTACAATTGTTCCCGCTCTCCAAGTTCAACATTGGTTAAATCATCAAAATGATTCTTGGTTTTGGGATCTTTTTCATAAGGAATAACATTCCATTCGGTTTCTCTCGTTTTTCCATTTTCATTACCACACCAACGGATGTCCTCTTTACCAAAGATTACCGCATTAGGAGCCAAAGTAGAAATCAATTCTTTCCAAGCGATATAATCATATTGCTGCCCACCTTTTCTCTTTGGATGGGCCCCATCAAACCAAACTTCATCCACTGGTCCATATTCGGTAAGAATTTCAAAAAGCTGATTTAAGAAATAGGCATTGTAATCGTCAACCTTAAACTGAAAAGTGGTTTTGTTTTCAAACGGTCGACCCTTCGCAGCAGCCGGGATGGTGCGAAGTGTGGGTTTACTGAGATTACCATAGAGTCCATTTTCACTTTCAATTTGATATAAATCTGCCGGAGATAAATAAACTCCGAGTTTTAATCCATATTTTTGGCAAGATTCTGAAAGTTCCCTCAGTATATCTCCTTCTCCATTTTGGAAATCTGTAGACATGACACCATGATCTGTATACCTAGATTGCCACAAAACAAATCCATCGTGGTGCTTAGCCGTTAAAATTACTTTGGTCATGCCAGCTTCTTTCATCGCTTCACACCATTGGTCTGTATTCAACGAATCTAATGCGAATATTTTTGGGTCCTCAAAACCAGACCCCCATTCCAAACGGGTAAAAGCATTTGGGCCATAGTGGACAAAAGCAATAAACTCATCTTGCAATGCTGCTAATTGATTTTTAGTTGGAACTACATGTGCAGCTTTAAGAATAATAGAATCCCTAGTATCATTTGAATCTATTTGCATAGTAGATGCAACATCCATCAAATTACCTGTTGGCTCATGATTTTTACAGGATAACCAAAAGGCAGAGATAAAATAGATTACGAAAATTACTCGAAGGTTGAAATATGATAGGATTATATTAAAAAAGTTAGAAAACATATACTAGGTTAAAAAGTCTAATAAATCTAAAAGTTTATTGAAAAATAAGGGTTTTATACCAATTTCAATTGATATTTTTATATAGCGTTTAATGGATCTTATTTGATTTTGATATTATGATGGAATACAGAGATATAGGACATTCTGATCTTCAATTATCTGCAATAACTTTTGGGGCTTGGGCGGCTGGAGGTTGGATGTGGGGTGGAACCGATTATAATGAAGCAGTAAATGCTATAAGAACAGCTTATGATTGCGGGGTTACATCTATAGATACTGCACCCGCATATGGAATGGGCCAAAGTGAGAAAGTGGTGGGAGATGCGATTAAGGAACTAAAAAGAGACCACATCCAAATATTAACAAAGTTTGGATTACGCTGGGATATCGATAAGGGTGTTTATTATTTCAGTACCTCCAAAAATGATGGCACTCCAACAGACATGCATAAATATGCAGGTAAAGAGTCAATTATTGTAGAATGTGAAGCTAGCTTACGCAGATTGGGTACTGATTATATTGACCTTTACCAGATCCATTGGCCAGATTTGTCAACCCCAATAGAGGAAACAATGGAAGCTGTCCAAACATTGATAGACCAAGGAAAAGTAAGGTTTGCCGGAGTATGTAACTATAAAGAAGAGCAACTTATTGAAGCAAAGAAATATATTGATATCATTTCAGACCAATTACCTTTCAGTATGGTTAAACGCGGCATAGAAACCGATCCTCTTCCATACACCATTCGTCATGGCATGTCTGTTTTGGCCTATAGTCCGCTTGAACGAGGATTATTGACGGGGAAATTAAATCCGCACCATCAGTTTGCTGAAGGCGACCATAGAGCCAATTATCCGTATTTCAAACCTGTAAATATTGAACGGACCAATTCAATTTTAAACAGAATTAAACCAATTGCAGATGAGCATGAAGTTACATTGGCTCAATTGGTATTGAGATGGACCGTAGAACAGCCTGGAATAACGGTTGCATTAGCTGGAGCAAGAAACAGCAAACAGGCCAAGGAAAATGCGGAAGCAATGGATATTCCTTTACATCCAGATCAATTAAAACAAATTGATGAGGTCTTAGTCGATCTGAAATTAGAATTATAGTTAATTCGGGAATGCCGAGGCATCCAATCCAGGAATAATTTTCAGGGCATTTTTGTAATACACCTTTTTTAAAATTTCATCTGGCAAGTCCAAACCATACATGGCCCAAAATGCATGGTACTTTTTATGGTATGGGAAATATTCATCTGCAGTTTCTAAAACTCTAAAATATGTAGGGAATTCTGTCGGTTGCCAACTGTCTTTTCCAAATAAAATGCGATCCTGGTATTTTTCAAAAAATAATTTTGCATTACGAGGTTGTCTACCTAACTCCGCAATTATAGCCCCTATCCCCACATACATATTGGGTAATTCATCCATCAATTGGCCCAAAAAACCTAGGTCATTTGCAAACCAGCCCATATGGGCATTAATAAATTTAGTATTGGGGTTTTTTCTAAACATGTTATGTTGCTCTTGTATAATTTGTTCCCATGGGGCAGGATCATCTGCGCCTCTTTTTCTTCTAGGATGCGTTTTCAACTCTAACCAGCGCTCGTTATCCCCATCAAATTCATCCCAAAAGGATTTAGGATCGGCTGAATGTATTAAAACGGGTATACCTAGTTCTCCACACTTCTCCCAAACAGGCTGCAATCGTTCATCATCTACGGCTAACCGGTTTCCATCTGAATCTGTATTTCTAAGCCCCAAACTTTTATAAACTTTTAAACCTCTTGCACCATTTTCAACATCTTTCTCTAATTGGGCCACTGTTTTTTCAGCCCATCCCTCTGAACCAACTCCATCAAAATTTACATTACAAAACACAACAAAGCGGCCAGGAAAATTAGTTTTTATATTATTAATCGACTTTATTAAATCATCACCAGAGCGACCACTTAAATTTACCATTAATTGCATATTCAAGGTATCCATTGCCTTGACCACATCAGTTAAATCCTGATTTGGCATATTATATTGGTGACCGTGCACATCTATAAATGGGAATTTTGCTCTTATAACAGGATTTTCTGGAACTACCAAAGTAGATGTCGGATTGTATTCTTCAAAACTCATTTCTTGCGCATTACAGAAATAACTATTTACAAAAACAAGGAATAAGACAATAACAGACTTGGTGGAAAAAAAATGTTTCATAAAAAAAGCATTGAAAAATTAAATGGTTTTATCGTTGTAAGCTAATAATCTTAGAGCATTTAAAACTACTACTATGGTGGATCCTTCATGAAAAACAACGGCTATACCAATATTTGCCATTCCAATTATCGTAGCCGGAACAAGTAGAGCGACGACCCCCAAGCTAATCCATAAATTTTGAGTGATAATTCGTTTGGAAGCCCTGCTCAATCCAATAACAAAGGGTAGCCGTTCAATTTTATCAGACATTAAAGCAACATCCGCTGTTTCTAAAGCCACGTCGCTACCGGCCGCACCCATGGCAATACCAACGGTGCTACTTGCCATTGCTGGAGCATCATTAACCCCATCACCTACCATTGCAATTTTTGAATCCCTTTTCTTAAGTTCTTCTATTGCCTCCACCTTATCTTCTGGCAACAAATTTCCTCGCGCTTCCGTTAGGCCAATTTCCTTTGCAATTGCAGACCCAACATTTTGATGGTCCCCCGTAAGCATTATCATTTTGCTAATTCCAAGAGACTTAAGCCGTTTTAACGTATTTGGAACTGTTTTTCTCGGCACATCCATAACACTCACCAAACCCAATAATTCATTTTCCCTTGCCACCAACATTGCAGTATGTCCTTCTTTTCTGAGACTACCTAATGTTTCCTGAATTTCTTCAGTTAGGTTCAGCTGAAGGGAATCCAACAACTTTTCATTACCTATATAAACCAGCTGATTCTTAAAAACAGCCTTTATTCCCATACCATGAACAGCTTGAATATTCTCGGCTTTTAAAGACGTATTAATTCCATTCTGATTTCTTAAATCTCTAGAAATTGCTCTAGCCAAAGGATGATTGCTCATACTTTCTACCGCATAAACCATTTGCAAAAACTCCTCTTTCGGCAGGCCATTAAATACAATGGTATTTGTGAGTTTTGGCCTTCCTTCCGTTAAAGTGCCTGTTTTATCAAAAGCAATCGTTTTTAAGGTCCCCAAATCTTCTAATGCTTTACCGCCTTTAATAAGGACACCTTTATTCGCTGCTCGAGCAACACCACTTAATACTGCAGAAGGTGTAGAAATTGCTAAGGCACATGGACTAGCAGCAACCAAAGCACATATGGCTCTGTACAAACTTTCATTAAAGGTCTCATCAATTACCAAAAATGCAAAACATAAAACAATAACCATTATAATTACTACTGGCACATACCATTTCTCAAACTTTTTAGTAACCCGTTGGGTAGGAGATTTATTGGTTTCTACTTTACTTACCATATCGATTAAACGAGAAATGGTAGAGTCAGAACTTAACTTAAGTACTTTAACTTCAATGACATTATCGCCATTTATAGTACCCGTATAAACGACATGGTTTTTTTCAATTTTTTCAAAAGGGGGCAAATTGTCTAAGTAAGTGATCGCTGACTTTTCAACAGGAATACTTTCTCCTGTTATGGGTGCCTGGTTTATGCTACTATACCCTTCAATTATCACACCATCCGCCGCGATTTTGGCATTAGGTTTTACAACTATGACATCCCCAATTTTCAATTCCTCTATCGGAATCTCTTTTAATTCACCATTATCCTTAATAAATGCTGTTGTAGGGGATAAATTGCCTAATGCTTCTATGGATTTCTTTGCCTTATTTAAAGCATGATTTTCTAAGGCATGACCTAAACTAAAAAGAAAAAGCAGCAAGGCACCTTCTGCCCAACTGCCAATATAAGCGGCACCAATAGCCGCAACAATCATTAGAAAATCAATTTCAAATTCGCCTTTAATTGTTTTAACCCAGGCTTCTATAGCGGCATAATAGCCCCCAAAAAAATAAGAAACAATATAAAGACCAATGGCTAGCGGTTCCGAAATAAATTCGAAGCTCTCTAATAAAAAGGTAAAAATGAGGAAAATCCCTGCGAGAATTGAAAAAATCAATTCAGTTTTAGGGCCAAAAATACCACCATGGTTGTGGATTTCTGTTGAGGAATGAGAATGACTGTGGTCTCCCATAATAATTATTCAAACCTCTAAATTACAACTATCTCTTCAAAAAAAGAGACATCTGAACTACAATAGAATGAGAATAAATAAAATGAGTAAACTGTTAATTATACATTGAAAAGGAAATGCATTACATCACCATCCTTAACAATGTAATTCTTACCTTCTACCCGCATTTTACCAGCTTCTTTTACCTTGGCTTCGCTACCGTAATGAACATAATCATCATAGCTTATAACTTCAGCACGGATAAATCCTTTTTCGAAATCGGTATGTATTACACCTGCTGCCTGTGGGGCTGTAGCACCAACATCAACAGTCCAAGCACGTACTTCTTTTACTCCAGCGGTAAAATAGGTTTGTTGGTTTAATAATTTATAGGCCGCCCTAATAAGTTTTGAAGAGCCAGGTTCATCTAGACCAATATCTTGAAGAAACATTTGGCGCTCTTCATAATCATCCAATTCATTAATATCAGCTTCTGTACCTACAGCTAAAACCAACACTTCAGCATCTTCGCCTGCAACAGCCTTCTTAACTTGCTCAACAAAATCATTGCCTGTAACGGCGGCAGATTCATCTACATTGCAAACATAAAGCACTGGCTTATCTGTTATTAACTGAAGAGGTTTTACCAATTCTGCATAATCGTCTTTTTCAAAATCTAAACTTCTTACCGATTTGCCTTCCTCTAACCCTTTTTTAATGGTTAATAATATTTGTTCTTCCTTCTGTGCCTCCTTGTTTCCTGTTTTGGCAGCGCGTTTTACTTTTTCAAGTTTTTTATCAACGCTTTCTAAATCCTTTAACTGAAGCTCCATATCAATAGTTTCTTTATCTCTAAGTGGATTAACATTACCATCAACATGAACGATATTATCATTTTCAAAACATCTCAGTACATGCAAAATAGCATCAGTCTCTCGAATATTTGCCAAAAATTGGTTTCCTAGTCCCTCCCCTTTACTGGCCCCTTTTACTAAACCTGCAATATCAACAATTTCAACAGTTGCAGGAACTACCCTTTCAGGATTAACCAAAGACTCCAATTTTTCCAATCTTGGGTCCGGAACATTAACTACACCAATGTTAGGTTCTATGGTACAAAATGGAAAATTTGCACTTTGGGCCTTTGCATTAGAAAGACAATTGAACAAGGTTGATTTTCCAACATTTGGCAATCCTACAATACCTGCTTTCATAAATCAGTCAGATTAAATTTTGAAGGCGCAAAGATAATGCAAATTGGAGATTAATTGAACCTAGGGCCTAATTCATATTAAACAATTCATGAAATTCAACGACAAAAAAGCTCCCAATACCACCGTTTATCGATTTGATTTTCTATTGCTCTGGCAATCACTTTGATAGCTCATCATTATTTGTATCTTTATTCTCAGCTATTACCAAATACCAAATACTTATGAAAAAAACTACTTATCTGATTATTTCTTTTCTTTTAATCACACCCTTATTACGAGGACAAAATACGTGTGAAACAGCTGTTGAAGCAAATGTTGGATCTGCAACAACTGTCGGTACAATTAATGGAACTGCACCAACTCTAATCTGTGATTCAGCACTAAATGAAGATGTAGCAAACAATGGAGCATGGTATACGTATACTGCAACAGTCACTGGCTCAGCCAATATTTTTACGAACCATGACGCACCACCTTATTTAGACACAAACATGTTTGTCTATACTGGAAGTTGTGGGGACTTGGAGTGCCTTGCAAATAACGATGATAGGACATTCACGGATTTTCGATCTGAAGTGAACATACCCATAACTCAAGGAACAACTTATTTTATTGTTTTTGATAACCGTTGGAGTGCAGCTGGATTTAATTTTTTGATTACCGAATCGGAAGTAGATTGTGGCGAACCAATATCGTTACCGTATTCAGAAAATTTTAATGATATAGAAACAATAGTTTCATGTTGGGATTTTGTTGATAATGATGGTGATAATATAAACTGGCACTTAGAAAGCGACAACTCTTCAAGTGATAATTATGTAGTATCAGAATCCCAAAAAATAGGCCTTGCTTTAACACCAGATAACTGGTTGATTTCTCCAGCAATCGATCTTACACCCTATAATAGCAATGATACTGTAGAATTATCTTGGGAAATTAGGGCGCCTGATGTCGACAGTCCAAATGATAATTATTCCGTTTACATTTCCACAGGAAATACGGTAAATGATTTTCTAAATGGTACATTATTGTTTAATGAAGAACCGGGTGCAAATGGTGCTGGAGGTAGTACTTTGGTCCAAAGATCTGTAGACATTACTAGTGAAGCTGGTCAAATAATTTATTTTGCTTTTAGGCACCATGATACACCAGAATCCCAATTAGAAATTCATTTGGATAATGTTGCAATAGACTTTACGTTGACAAACTCTGAATATTCAATGGAAAACCTAGCCCATTTTTATCAACCACAGCAGGAAATCTTAACAATAAAATCTCCAAATCACAATTTCAAAAATTTAAAATTATATAATCATCTTGGCCAATTGGTATTTTATCAGTCACACCAAAATGCAATGAAAGAAATTTATAATTTAAGTCAAATTGCCAATGCAACCTATATTGCTAAAGTTCAATTTGATGATGGTAATTCTCTCACTTTTCAATTTCCGAAATATTAAACGGTTTTATTAATCCGTAAAAATTTAATGCCCTGATTATTCAGGGCATTTTTTCTTCTCCTACATTTTAATAATCAGTCTTCAACCTTGCATTCATTCTTGTATTAATAAAATTCATGATCAATTTTAAACTATTACTAAAGAGTATTAAGTAAACAACTTTGTTTCCTTTCGATAAACAGCTAGTTTATTCTAATCTTAATTTATTTGTACTAATTCTAATCATATCAAGCATCCTAGCTGGGTAACTTAACTTATTCTTAAAGTCATTTTTGCAATGTTTAATAGGACTATTTTATTGAGTTTAATAACTGAATGGTATAGGCCTAAAAAGAAAGACCGCCTGAAAATAAATTTCCAGACGATCCTACTTCGCTATTAACCAATTAATTGGTTATCTATTCACGCGAAATAATCTTTTTCACTCTAGATTCTCTATCTGTACTCAATTTCACAAAGAGTAATTGGTCACTAACCCTAGAAAGATCTACGGTTGATTTTCCTAAACTTCCCTCTTTATAATTATTGCTTACAGATTTTACTAAAGCTCCTTTAATATCCATTACTTCAATAGTAACCTCAGTGCTATAATCAAATTTATATTCCACTGTTACATTGTCTTTAAATGGTACTGGATACGCTTTAAAATCGAAGGTTTTTAAAGGAGAAGAACTTGTTGTTGTTCTCAAAACTTCATCATCGGGTGTGTAATCATTACATACCTCAACTTCAGCATGTCCAATTAAGTAGAAAGATTCACCACATCCTTCAAATGCTGACTTAGGTACAGTAAGAGTTACAGACATTTCATCCTCAGCAGCACCCTTGAATGGGTATTTTCCTGGTGATAGTTTTCCGGCTGTTTCAAAACAACCGACATATAAATGCACTTTACCCAATTTAAAGTCGTACTCATCTGAATTATCAACAATCTGATAAGTTACTTCCATATCGCCAGATTGATTATAAGAAACTGAAACTGTTCCAACAAGAATGCCATATCCACCTTTATCTGGATTTATACATTGGCCACCTGCTCCTGCTGCAGCATAAAGATTAAGAGAATAATCCTCACCTTGCATCAATTCATTAGTCCAACCCCAACGATTCGGTAATTTAGAAACATTACTAATCTCGGAGAAACAAACTGGATTAGGACCACCGAAAGCAAAGGCAGTTTCATCCTCACAGCAATCTTCTGTAGTTACTGTTGCAGTTGCAGAATTAGTACATTGGTTACCATCTGTTACAGTATAAGTAATCACATGAACTCCTGGTTCAGTTAATGATGGATCGAAATATGCAACATCTCCTTCGTAAACCACACCATTTCCACTAAATGTACCTCCCTCAGGAGATGCAGATAACATTATACGAGCGTCATCCAAGCAATAAGTACCTAAATCTAAGAAGGTTATTTCTGGTAATTCATTAACTCTTAAGAATGTACTTGCAGAGCTAGAACACAATGGCATAACTGCTGCTACTCTTGATGGAGCACCTCCATCAGGGTCTTGGTTATACACTTCAATAATGATTTCCTGATCATTATCTACCACATAAGAGATAAAGGCTGCAGGATTTGCTATTGCATCTCCAACTTTATTTCCAGAACCGTCACCTTTAAAGAATTTATAATAAAGATTAGCGTCGTAATCTGTTATAGCATTCCAAAGATTAAATGTTGCTTCACCCTCTGGATCTTCACATAATTGAAGAAGTGGATTTGTAGTTACAATAGGAACTGGGGTTACCATCAAAATTACTTCATCTGTAGCATTCGGACATGGTG belongs to Aegicerativicinus sediminis and includes:
- a CDS encoding alpha-L-fucosidase yields the protein MFSNFFNIILSYFNLRVIFVIYFISAFWLSCKNHEPTGNLMDVASTMQIDSNDTRDSIILKAAHVVPTKNQLAALQDEFIAFVHYGPNAFTRLEWGSGFEDPKIFALDSLNTDQWCEAMKEAGMTKVILTAKHHDGFVLWQSRYTDHGVMSTDFQNGEGDILRELSESCQKYGLKLGVYLSPADLYQIESENGLYGNLSKPTLRTIPAAAKGRPFENKTTFQFKVDDYNAYFLNQLFEILTEYGPVDEVWFDGAHPKRKGGQQYDYIAWKELISTLAPNAVIFGKEDIRWCGNENGKTRETEWNVIPYEKDPKTKNHFDDLTNVELGEREQLYTANYLHYQPAETNTSIREGWFYRDDETQQVRNADDVFDMYERSVGGNSTFLLNIPPNREGRFSAMDVAVLKEVGERIKSTYSKNLIEDWQGPKELYDNDLETFVLLDSINNSIEIKSDKPVKFNRIVLQEDIKNHGERVEKFKVLAWIGGEWKEIAKSTNIGYKRILRFPEIKTDKLKFQVDQYRYLPAIATIEAHYYAPRPPVVTIDRTNDGFVVLDVDRGNFKWKPHGENSLGNLSGDYEIRYTTDGSMPTRDSQLFEGVFSFRSGEIKAVSVVGGKIGQVSSKVIGIPKIGLFQFDSRNDFRKEHMLLAFDDSLETVFYFHKEEKKPLSMSFNLLEPINAKSFIYYPSLEANVGFISKGKISTSMDGKNWSEPTMFEFGNIQNDPSARSVDFTKSGAFRYVKITILETVGNSARIGVAEIDLIE
- a CDS encoding aldo/keto reductase, with product MMEYRDIGHSDLQLSAITFGAWAAGGWMWGGTDYNEAVNAIRTAYDCGVTSIDTAPAYGMGQSEKVVGDAIKELKRDHIQILTKFGLRWDIDKGVYYFSTSKNDGTPTDMHKYAGKESIIVECEASLRRLGTDYIDLYQIHWPDLSTPIEETMEAVQTLIDQGKVRFAGVCNYKEEQLIEAKKYIDIISDQLPFSMVKRGIETDPLPYTIRHGMSVLAYSPLERGLLTGKLNPHHQFAEGDHRANYPYFKPVNIERTNSILNRIKPIADEHEVTLAQLVLRWTVEQPGITVALAGARNSKQAKENAEAMDIPLHPDQLKQIDEVLVDLKLEL
- a CDS encoding amidohydrolase family protein, yielding MKHFFSTKSVIVLFLVFVNSYFCNAQEMSFEEYNPTSTLVVPENPVIRAKFPFIDVHGHQYNMPNQDLTDVVKAMDTLNMQLMVNLSGRSGDDLIKSINNIKTNFPGRFVVFCNVNFDGVGSEGWAEKTVAQLEKDVENGARGLKVYKSLGLRNTDSDGNRLAVDDERLQPVWEKCGELGIPVLIHSADPKSFWDEFDGDNERWLELKTHPRRKRGADDPAPWEQIIQEQHNMFRKNPNTKFINAHMGWFANDLGFLGQLMDELPNMYVGIGAIIAELGRQPRNAKLFFEKYQDRILFGKDSWQPTEFPTYFRVLETADEYFPYHKKYHAFWAMYGLDLPDEILKKVYYKNALKIIPGLDASAFPN
- a CDS encoding heavy metal translocating P-type ATPase, encoding MGDHSHSHSSTEIHNHGGIFGPKTELIFSILAGIFLIFTFLLESFEFISEPLAIGLYIVSYFFGGYYAAIEAWVKTIKGEFEIDFLMIVAAIGAAYIGSWAEGALLLFLFSLGHALENHALNKAKKSIEALGNLSPTTAFIKDNGELKEIPIEELKIGDVIVVKPNAKIAADGVIIEGYSSINQAPITGESIPVEKSAITYLDNLPPFEKIEKNHVVYTGTINGDNVIEVKVLKLSSDSTISRLIDMVSKVETNKSPTQRVTKKFEKWYVPVVIIMVIVLCFAFLVIDETFNESLYRAICALVAASPCALAISTPSAVLSGVARAANKGVLIKGGKALEDLGTLKTIAFDKTGTLTEGRPKLTNTIVFNGLPKEEFLQMVYAVESMSNHPLARAISRDLRNQNGINTSLKAENIQAVHGMGIKAVFKNQLVYIGNEKLLDSLQLNLTEEIQETLGSLRKEGHTAMLVARENELLGLVSVMDVPRKTVPNTLKRLKSLGISKMIMLTGDHQNVGSAIAKEIGLTEARGNLLPEDKVEAIEELKKRDSKIAMVGDGVNDAPAMASSTVGIAMGAAGSDVALETADVALMSDKIERLPFVIGLSRASKRIITQNLWISLGVVALLVPATIIGMANIGIAVVFHEGSTIVVVLNALRLLAYNDKTI
- the ychF gene encoding redox-regulated ATPase YchF; its protein translation is MKAGIVGLPNVGKSTLFNCLSNAKAQSANFPFCTIEPNIGVVNVPDPRLEKLESLVNPERVVPATVEIVDIAGLVKGASKGEGLGNQFLANIRETDAILHVLRCFENDNIVHVDGNVNPLRDKETIDMELQLKDLESVDKKLEKVKRAAKTGNKEAQKEEQILLTIKKGLEEGKSVRSLDFEKDDYAELVKPLQLITDKPVLYVCNVDESAAVTGNDFVEQVKKAVAGEDAEVLVLAVGTEADINELDDYEERQMFLQDIGLDEPGSSKLIRAAYKLLNQQTYFTAGVKEVRAWTVDVGATAPQAAGVIHTDFEKGFIRAEVISYDDYVHYGSEAKVKEAGKMRVEGKNYIVKDGDVMHFLFNV
- a CDS encoding T9SS-dependent choice-of-anchor J family protein; translated protein: MKKTTYLIISFLLITPLLRGQNTCETAVEANVGSATTVGTINGTAPTLICDSALNEDVANNGAWYTYTATVTGSANIFTNHDAPPYLDTNMFVYTGSCGDLECLANNDDRTFTDFRSEVNIPITQGTTYFIVFDNRWSAAGFNFLITESEVDCGEPISLPYSENFNDIETIVSCWDFVDNDGDNINWHLESDNSSSDNYVVSESQKIGLALTPDNWLISPAIDLTPYNSNDTVELSWEIRAPDVDSPNDNYSVYISTGNTVNDFLNGTLLFNEEPGANGAGGSTLVQRSVDITSEAGQIIYFAFRHHDTPESQLEIHLDNVAIDFTLTNSEYSMENLAHFYQPQQEILTIKSPNHNFKNLKLYNHLGQLVFYQSHQNAMKEIYNLSQIANATYIAKVQFDDGNSLTFQFPKY